From the Ensifer adhaerens genome, the window AAAACGGGCTCCTTCGACCGAGAGCGTTTCACGCAGCCAGGGGTATTGAAGCGGCATGTTCAGCACGGCGGCAAATTCCTCAGGTCGCTTCGGATCCGCCACAAGCGCGTGGCGGCCGAACTCGATCTGCTCGTAGAGCCCGCCATGAATGGTCATGACTGTGGGCGTGCCGCAGGCCATGGCCTCCACGGCGGTCATACCGAACGGCTCGTAACGTGACGGAAGCGCAAAGACGCCGGGGGCGCGATAGCAATCCGCCAGATCCTTATCCTCGACATAGCCTCGCCAGTCGACGCAGTCCTCCACACCGATTTCTGCGGCGATCGCCTTGTATTGATCCAGAAGAGCGACGTCGCTTTCCGAGTTCGCGCCAGCTGCGAGAACCAACCGGGCCTCAGGCTGAAGTTGTCGGAGGTGAGCCATGGCATGAATGGCGAGGTCATATCCCTTGTTCTCGGCGGCGCGTCCGACGATGTAGATATCCTTTTCCGTCACGTTCAGGCGTTCACGCGCACGGCGCACCATCTCCGGTGTGGCCGGCGTAAACCGACCTTCGTCGATCCCGGGCGGTATCATGGTGATGTGATCTCGCGGCAATTCATATTGCTCTGCGATCAGATCCACCTGTTGTTCGCTCGTCGCGATGACATGGTCACAACTGCGATAAAGCACGAATTCTCGGCGGATTCGCTCTTCGAACCGATAGCCGTCAATCTCGTCGGGATCCGCCCCGGCCATGTCATGCTGCTTCCACCATCCCAATGAATGCGGGGTATGGATATGCGGAATCTGGAGCTCCTCGGCAATTTTCTGACCGCTGACGCCAGCGTCCCAATAGTGCGAATTGATCACGTCATATTCGAGTTTGCGTTTGCGGATATAGGCAAGCGCGTTGGTGACGAAATCGCCGAACCAGTCATGCATGTCTTCCTTACGGATGAAATCCCGCCCGCCGAACGGGATGCGAATGATTTTCAAATTGTCGTTTATGACGTCTTCGGCGGGCTGATCCTCAAATCGCCGTGTCATAACGTCCACACGATAACCGAGGCGGGAAAAACGTTTGGCGAGTTCGAGAACGAAAACGACCTGACCTCCCGTGTCCGGTTTCCCCAGTTCCGGCGATCCGGCGACATATCCGTGCAGCGAGATCATCAGAAGCGAACCGACATGTTTTGCGGCCATGTTCCCGTCCTTTCTTGTTGTATGAGAGAATTCTACTTAACCTTCCAACGTTTGGCGGCGCACAAGGTTCCGCCGTATCGGCTCAAGTGTCGAGAACCTCAAATGCCTGCAGCCCTTCGAGAACACCTGCGGCATGAGCCCCCCTTGCAAAATACGTCTTGTGGCGCGGAGCGGCTTGCACCAGCTCCTGGCGCGCATTTCCCACCGCTATGGCATGATCCGCCGCCTGGAACATCGCAAGATCGTTGCCTGAATCACCGGCGGCAATCACCCTCCCCGCACCAATGGAATAATGTCGGGCGAGAAACAGCAGCGCCTCGTCCTTTCCAGCG encodes:
- a CDS encoding mannosylfructose-phosphate synthase produces the protein MAAKHVGSLLMISLHGYVAGSPELGKPDTGGQVVFVLELAKRFSRLGYRVDVMTRRFEDQPAEDVINDNLKIIRIPFGGRDFIRKEDMHDWFGDFVTNALAYIRKRKLEYDVINSHYWDAGVSGQKIAEELQIPHIHTPHSLGWWKQHDMAGADPDEIDGYRFEERIRREFVLYRSCDHVIATSEQQVDLIAEQYELPRDHITMIPPGIDEGRFTPATPEMVRRARERLNVTEKDIYIVGRAAENKGYDLAIHAMAHLRQLQPEARLVLAAGANSESDVALLDQYKAIAAEIGVEDCVDWRGYVEDKDLADCYRAPGVFALPSRYEPFGMTAVEAMACGTPTVMTIHGGLYEQIEFGRHALVADPKRPEEFAAVLNMPLQYPWLRETLSVEGARFARRAFGWTGIARRTINLFEHFRGRYDAYKSDDLSFPAA